Proteins from one Deinococcus apachensis DSM 19763 genomic window:
- a CDS encoding branched-chain amino acid ABC transporter permease → MEVSQIIQNLLNGLAIGSVYAIFALGYTLVFSILGIINFAHGAVFTLGAYFTYTLVVGQFENNGLLKGINLFPNGSPLSGNPWVFALATLIGAVLAGLVAVLIERLAFRPMRARGADPLLALVSSLGVALVIVNLIQLLVGAEIYNFPSDAYGQVQPALSFHVGERVVIIRTVQVIIFAVSLVMLAVLGYVIGRTKVGKALRAVAENPGTASLLGISVDRFILITFFLSGFLGGLAGTLVGTAFGVAGPYFGVTYGLKGLAVIVLGGLGSIPGAVVGGLVIGLAEAFVPSQYSAYKDAVAFALLFVILLVRPQGLLGRAQIQKV, encoded by the coding sequence ATGGAAGTCAGTCAAATTATTCAGAACCTGCTCAACGGCCTCGCCATCGGGAGCGTGTACGCGATCTTCGCGCTGGGGTACACGCTCGTCTTTTCCATCCTGGGCATCATCAACTTCGCTCACGGGGCAGTCTTTACTCTGGGCGCGTACTTCACGTACACGCTGGTGGTCGGGCAGTTCGAGAACAACGGGCTCCTGAAAGGCATCAACCTCTTCCCGAACGGATCGCCGCTCTCGGGGAATCCCTGGGTGTTTGCGCTGGCGACGTTAATTGGGGCGGTGCTCGCGGGGCTGGTCGCCGTACTGATCGAACGCCTCGCCTTCCGTCCAATGCGGGCACGCGGGGCCGATCCCCTGCTCGCGCTGGTGAGCAGCCTGGGTGTGGCGCTCGTGATCGTGAACCTGATTCAGCTCCTGGTGGGGGCGGAGATCTACAACTTCCCCTCGGACGCGTACGGGCAGGTGCAACCGGCGCTGAGCTTCCATGTGGGCGAGCGGGTTGTCATCATCCGCACTGTGCAGGTCATCATCTTCGCGGTCAGCCTGGTGATGCTCGCCGTGCTGGGCTACGTGATCGGGCGGACGAAGGTGGGCAAGGCGCTGCGGGCGGTGGCGGAGAATCCGGGAACGGCGAGCCTGCTGGGCATCAGTGTGGACCGCTTTATCCTGATCACCTTCTTCCTGTCGGGGTTTCTGGGCGGACTGGCGGGGACGCTGGTGGGCACGGCGTTCGGCGTGGCGGGGCCTTACTTCGGCGTGACGTATGGGCTCAAGGGGCTGGCCGTCATCGTCCTCGGCGGCCTGGGCAGCATTCCGGGGGCGGTGGTCGGCGGTCTGGTGATCGGACTCGCCGAAGCTTTCGTACCCTCGCAGTACAGCGCCTACAAGGACGCCGTCGCCTTCGCGCTGCTGTTCGTCATTCTCCTCGTGCGGCCTCAGGGGCTGCTGGGCCGCGCCCAGATTCAGAAGGTGTGA
- a CDS encoding GNAT family N-acetyltransferase — MPDDRLTLRPVQPTDSAALARVAYETAFFGESAERFFPCRPLFAALWVAPYLRPGAGGVGFVALWGEEVVGYILGSVDPGRYTLAIAAQVPGLFRQLLRGQLPGAWPSLTYLLRSVRYGVPHPPADRYPAHLHLNLLASARGLGAGGALLDAFLAELRARRVPGVQLSTTRRNVAAVGLYTRRGFREWAARRTPLWTPWTGQPEEQLTMALDLGGATA; from the coding sequence ATGCCCGACGACCGCCTCACGTTGCGCCCGGTCCAGCCCACCGACTCGGCGGCCCTGGCGCGCGTGGCCTACGAGACGGCGTTTTTCGGGGAGAGTGCCGAGCGTTTCTTTCCGTGCCGCCCGCTGTTCGCGGCGCTGTGGGTGGCGCCGTACCTCCGACCCGGAGCGGGTGGCGTGGGTTTTGTCGCGCTGTGGGGGGAGGAGGTCGTGGGGTACATCCTGGGCAGCGTGGACCCGGGCCGGTACACCCTCGCCATTGCCGCGCAGGTTCCGGGGCTCTTTCGGCAGTTGCTTCGGGGGCAGTTGCCGGGAGCGTGGCCGTCGCTGACCTACCTGCTGCGCTCGGTGCGCTACGGGGTGCCGCATCCCCCCGCCGACCGCTATCCGGCCCACCTCCACCTCAACCTGCTCGCGTCCGCGCGGGGGCTGGGAGCGGGCGGGGCGCTCCTCGACGCCTTTCTGGCCGAGCTGCGCGCCCGGCGGGTTCCCGGTGTCCAGCTCTCGACCACCCGCCGCAACGTCGCTGCCGTCGGGCTCTACACCCGGCGCGGCTTCCGGGAGTGGGCGGCGCGGCGCACGCCTCTCTGGACCCCCTGGACCGGGCAGCCGGAAGAACAGCTCACGATGGCCCTCGACCTTGGTGGGGCAACGGCATGA
- a CDS encoding ABC transporter ATP-binding protein, producing MTTERTTVLEARGLTRRFGGLVAVNDVSFDVREGEIFGLIGPNGAGKTTLFNLMTGLTPPSSGTLSYRGQAVTGLAPHRIAALGMSRTFQNIRLFRALSALENVKIAQHVRTGAGLWAGVFGTARAEERRVEERAWALLDLVGLADRAGESAGNFSYGDQRRLEIARALATEPRVLLLDEPAAGMNTAEKGGLTAFIRQVRDRFDLTVLVIEHHVPLVMNLCDRVAVLNFGQLIAVGDPATVQRDPRVIEAYLGGE from the coding sequence ATGACGACCGAGCGGACGACCGTGCTGGAGGCGCGCGGTCTGACCCGGCGCTTCGGCGGCCTGGTTGCGGTGAACGACGTGAGCTTCGACGTGCGGGAGGGTGAGATCTTCGGGCTGATCGGGCCGAACGGGGCGGGGAAAACGACGCTCTTCAACCTGATGACGGGCCTGACGCCGCCCAGCAGCGGGACGCTGAGCTACCGGGGGCAGGCGGTGACCGGCCTCGCCCCGCACCGCATCGCTGCCCTCGGGATGAGCCGCACCTTCCAGAATATCCGGCTGTTCCGCGCCCTCTCCGCGCTGGAAAACGTGAAGATCGCGCAGCACGTCCGCACGGGGGCGGGGCTGTGGGCGGGCGTCTTCGGCACCGCCCGGGCGGAGGAGCGGCGGGTGGAGGAACGCGCCTGGGCGCTGCTCGACCTTGTGGGGCTGGCGGACCGGGCCGGGGAGAGCGCCGGAAATTTCAGCTACGGCGACCAGCGGCGGCTGGAGATCGCCCGCGCCCTGGCGACCGAGCCGCGCGTACTGCTCCTCGATGAACCGGCGGCGGGCATGAATACCGCCGAGAAGGGCGGGCTCACGGCGTTTATCCGCCAGGTGCGGGACCGCTTCGACCTCACCGTGCTGGTCATCGAACACCACGTCCCGCTGGTGATGAACCTGTGCGACAGGGTGGCGGTGCTGAATTTCGGGCAACTCATCGCGGTGGGCGACCCGGCGACGGTCCAGCGCGACCCGAGGGTGATTGAGGCCTACCTGGGGGGCGAATAA
- a CDS encoding MFS transporter codes for MSQRTPPRTGTPRVFYGWVVVGVTVLALLLAAGARSAPGVFLVPMQEALGLSRGTLSLSVSLGLLVFGLAAPLSGRLMDRYGPRRVATAGLALVALSFALSTLAHSALSLHLTWGLLSGLGTGLVGSVLGATVATRWFVRQRGLVTGLFGAATSAGQLLFIPLLTGWAGARGWTGGALLIAVAAALLVPLVWWWLRDSPAQVGLRPDGDAPTPDAPVTAAPQPDHLAMRRAVRHRDFWLLAITFFVCGATSNGIIGTHFIAYCGDLGLTPGFAAGMLAVMGVFNFVGTLASGYFTDRTDPRFLLGLYYAFRGISLALLPFVPPGYSLTLFAVLFGLDYIATVPPTIALTADTFGRANVGTVYGWIFCSHQVGAALASWLGGLSRDALGSYSAAMIAAAILAGAAAVLALGVTAPARRAQPTS; via the coding sequence ATGAGCCAGCGAACGCCCCCGCGCACCGGCACACCGAGGGTCTTCTACGGCTGGGTCGTGGTGGGCGTCACCGTCCTGGCCCTGCTGCTGGCGGCCGGGGCACGCAGCGCGCCGGGGGTGTTCCTGGTGCCGATGCAGGAGGCGCTCGGCCTGAGCCGCGGCACCCTCTCGCTCTCGGTCAGCCTGGGGCTGCTCGTCTTCGGGTTGGCCGCCCCGCTGTCCGGCCGCCTGATGGACCGCTACGGGCCGCGCCGGGTCGCCACCGCTGGCCTCGCCCTCGTCGCCCTCAGCTTCGCCCTGAGCACGCTCGCGCACTCGGCCCTGAGCCTGCACCTGACCTGGGGCCTGCTGAGTGGCCTGGGTACCGGCCTGGTCGGCAGCGTCCTGGGTGCGACGGTGGCGACCCGCTGGTTCGTGCGGCAACGTGGTCTCGTCACGGGGCTCTTCGGCGCGGCGACCAGCGCCGGGCAACTGCTGTTCATCCCCTTGCTGACAGGCTGGGCCGGGGCGCGTGGCTGGACGGGCGGCGCCCTGCTGATCGCGGTGGCGGCGGCCCTGCTGGTCCCCCTGGTGTGGTGGTGGCTGCGCGACAGCCCAGCGCAAGTGGGGCTCAGGCCGGACGGTGATGCGCCCACGCCGGACGCGCCCGTGACCGCCGCGCCCCAGCCCGACCACCTCGCCATGCGGCGGGCGGTACGGCACCGCGATTTCTGGTTGCTGGCGATCACCTTCTTCGTCTGCGGGGCGACGAGCAACGGCATCATCGGTACCCACTTCATCGCGTACTGCGGCGACCTGGGGCTCACGCCGGGCTTCGCGGCGGGGATGCTCGCCGTGATGGGCGTCTTCAACTTTGTCGGGACGCTCGCCAGCGGGTACTTCACCGACCGCACAGACCCACGCTTTCTGCTGGGGCTGTACTACGCCTTCCGGGGGATCAGCCTGGCGCTGCTGCCGTTCGTGCCGCCCGGCTACAGCCTGACGCTGTTCGCGGTGCTGTTCGGTCTCGACTACATCGCCACGGTGCCGCCCACCATCGCGCTGACGGCGGACACCTTCGGGCGGGCCAACGTGGGCACGGTCTACGGCTGGATTTTCTGCTCGCATCAGGTGGGGGCCGCACTCGCCTCCTGGCTGGGCGGGCTCAGCCGCGACGCGCTGGGCAGCTACAGCGCGGCCATGATCGCGGCGGCCATCCTGGCGGGGGCGGCGGCGGTGCTGGCGCTGGGGGTCACGGCACCTGCCCGGCGGGCTCAGCCCACGTCGTAG
- a CDS encoding glutaredoxin family protein codes for MSRLPTLTLYTRAGCHLCEQAEEGLRALDYRYEAVDVDGDLALKARYGDDVPVLALGERVLLKGVLGKGRLSALKLQLLREAGAGRG; via the coding sequence TTGTCCCGCCTGCCCACCCTGACCCTCTACACCCGCGCGGGCTGCCACCTGTGCGAGCAGGCGGAGGAGGGGCTGCGGGCGCTGGACTACCGCTACGAGGCGGTGGACGTGGATGGTGACTTGGCCCTGAAAGCCCGCTACGGCGACGACGTGCCGGTGCTCGCGCTGGGCGAGCGAGTGCTGCTCAAGGGCGTGCTGGGCAAGGGGCGCCTGAGCGCCCTCAAGCTGCAACTCCTGCGCGAGGCCGGAGCAGGACGAGGCTGA
- a CDS encoding ABC transporter ATP-binding protein — MALLEIENLSVNYGAIQAVRGLTLTVEEGEVVTLIGANGAGKTTTLRAVSRLVRPREGRILLAGRDITRVAPDEAVRLGIAQSPEGRQVLARQSVQDNLELGAYTRRSAAEVRDDLTRMYERFPRLGERRHQLAGTLSGGEQQMLAIARALMSRPRLLLLDEPSLGLAPIIVREIFTIIRELNEQGVTILLVEQNARLAMQSSHRTYVLEAGQLTLQGDSARLVNDERVLHAYLGG; from the coding sequence ATGGCGCTGCTGGAGATCGAGAACCTAAGCGTGAACTACGGCGCCATCCAGGCGGTGCGCGGCCTGACCTTGACCGTGGAGGAGGGCGAGGTCGTCACCCTGATCGGCGCGAACGGCGCGGGCAAGACGACGACGCTGCGGGCCGTTTCGCGGCTGGTGCGTCCTCGTGAGGGTCGCATTCTCCTCGCCGGACGGGACATCACCCGTGTGGCGCCCGATGAGGCCGTGCGGCTCGGCATCGCCCAGAGCCCCGAGGGACGGCAGGTGCTGGCGCGGCAGAGCGTGCAGGACAACCTGGAGTTGGGGGCCTACACCCGGCGCAGCGCCGCGGAGGTCCGGGACGACCTCACCCGGATGTACGAACGCTTCCCCCGCCTCGGAGAGCGCCGCCACCAGCTCGCGGGCACCTTATCTGGCGGCGAACAGCAGATGCTCGCCATCGCCCGCGCCCTGATGAGCCGCCCCCGCCTGCTGCTCCTCGACGAGCCCTCCCTCGGCCTCGCGCCCATCATCGTCCGGGAAATCTTCACCATCATCCGCGAGCTCAACGAGCAGGGCGTGACCATTCTGCTGGTCGAGCAAAACGCCCGCCTCGCCATGCAGTCCAGCCACCGGACCTATGTGCTGGAGGCGGGGCAACTTACCTTGCAGGGGGACAGCGCGCGGCTGGTGAATGACGAGCGGGTGCTGCACGCGTACCTGGGGGGGTAA
- a CDS encoding VOC family protein — MTTTSAARLSNVNLLVQDVARARDFYERAFGLVMDARRSAPPHMLILDAPGCTLSLKAEETEDPAKREGPGSVELGFETEDLEAIHAALTELGVFVTPIREQGFGRTFDARDPDGHHLVVYTLSAENR; from the coding sequence ATGACCACGACTTCTGCGGCGAGGCTCAGCAACGTCAACCTGCTTGTGCAGGACGTGGCGAGGGCGCGAGACTTCTACGAACGGGCCTTCGGCCTGGTGATGGACGCCCGCCGCTCGGCGCCGCCCCACATGCTGATCCTGGACGCCCCGGGCTGCACCCTGAGCCTCAAGGCCGAGGAGACCGAGGACCCCGCTAAGCGCGAGGGTCCGGGATCGGTCGAACTGGGCTTCGAGACGGAGGACCTGGAGGCCATCCACGCTGCCCTGACCGAACTCGGGGTCTTCGTCACGCCCATCCGGGAGCAGGGCTTTGGCCGGACCTTCGATGCCCGCGACCCCGACGGCCACCATCTGGTCGTCTACACGCTCAGCGCGGAGAACCGCTAG
- a CDS encoding branched-chain amino acid ABC transporter permease, producing MGEFLSQYGFLIVTMVQAGLLGLSLYFPLQAGQLSLASPGFYAVGGYVAAILLTGPAFSGLRDSLGNGMFPLTWLAAALICGVLGVIVGVPALRLRGIYLALATIAFVEILRVVSLNLAITGGAIGIFGIPQAFGFQDRWQYIWLFGPLLVLTLLFARQLERSRVGRALRAIREDELAADAMGVPPTRYKVLAFVIGAVLAGIVGAMSAPFLNTWNAKQGTFDASIAILAFVLIGGSRNLWGPVVGGALLTAVPELLRFLADWRLVINGLVLVVASLYLPQGIVGALQRLRRTPPPQRPPSVAEVKGGTS from the coding sequence GTGGGCGAGTTTCTGAGCCAGTACGGCTTCCTGATCGTCACGATGGTGCAGGCGGGGCTGCTGGGCCTGAGCCTGTACTTCCCGCTCCAGGCGGGGCAACTCAGCCTGGCAAGTCCGGGGTTCTACGCGGTGGGCGGGTATGTCGCGGCGATCCTGCTGACGGGTCCGGCCTTTTCCGGGCTGCGCGACTCCCTGGGAAACGGCATGTTCCCGCTGACGTGGCTGGCGGCAGCGTTGATCTGCGGCGTTCTTGGGGTCATCGTCGGTGTGCCCGCCCTGCGCCTCCGCGGCATTTACCTCGCGCTCGCCACCATCGCGTTCGTGGAAATCCTGCGGGTCGTGAGCCTGAACCTCGCTATTACCGGCGGGGCCATTGGCATCTTCGGGATTCCGCAGGCGTTCGGCTTTCAGGACCGCTGGCAGTACATCTGGCTGTTCGGGCCGCTGCTGGTCCTCACGCTGCTGTTCGCCCGGCAACTGGAGCGGTCGCGGGTCGGGCGTGCCCTGCGCGCTATCCGCGAGGACGAACTCGCCGCCGACGCGATGGGCGTGCCGCCGACTCGTTACAAGGTCCTCGCCTTCGTGATCGGCGCGGTCCTGGCCGGAATCGTGGGGGCGATGAGCGCGCCCTTCCTGAATACCTGGAACGCCAAGCAGGGAACTTTCGATGCCTCCATCGCCATCCTGGCCTTCGTGCTCATCGGCGGCTCGCGGAACCTCTGGGGACCGGTGGTGGGCGGGGCGCTGCTGACGGCCGTTCCCGAACTCCTGCGCTTCCTGGCCGATTGGAGACTGGTCATCAACGGTCTCGTGCTGGTGGTGGCGAGCCTCTATCTGCCGCAGGGGATCGTGGGGGCGCTCCAGCGGCTGCGGCGCACGCCTCCTCCTCAACGTCCGCCCTCCGTGGCCGAGGTGAAGGGGGGAACCTCGTGA
- a CDS encoding ABC transporter substrate-binding protein, translating to MKRIALTVALGLITSAQAQKVQTPIPIGVALAQTSNTALLGQEQVIGARLAEKFINARGGINGTPIKLIFQDAAGDENSAINAFQNLITKSAVVGIVGPTLSQQAFAADPIAERAKVPVLGPSNTAKGIPQIGNFIARVSAPVAVVAPNAVKQALKLDSKIKKVAVLYAQNDAFSTSETGTFQETAKAQGLDVVTVQKFQTTDTDFTTQVTSVLNSDADLVIISGLAADGGNLVKQLRQLGYKGLIIGGNGLNTSNIFPVCQKYCDGVIIAQAYSPAQASAANQLFVKEYRAQYKKDPPQFAAQAYAGVQVMTDALRAIDRRKKLSQWDLDDLRVELNRQILAGKYNTPLGELRFDKEGEILQKEFYVAQIKMKDAKNGSFVYLK from the coding sequence ATGAAACGCATTGCTTTGACCGTGGCCCTCGGTTTGATCACTTCCGCCCAGGCGCAGAAAGTGCAGACGCCCATTCCCATCGGTGTGGCGCTCGCCCAGACGAGCAACACCGCCCTGCTGGGGCAGGAGCAGGTGATCGGCGCGCGGCTTGCCGAGAAGTTCATCAACGCCCGTGGCGGGATCAACGGCACGCCCATCAAGCTGATCTTCCAGGACGCCGCGGGCGACGAGAACAGCGCCATCAACGCCTTCCAGAACCTGATCACCAAGTCGGCTGTGGTGGGGATCGTGGGGCCGACCCTCTCGCAGCAGGCGTTCGCCGCTGACCCCATCGCGGAGCGGGCGAAGGTGCCCGTGCTGGGGCCGAGCAACACCGCCAAGGGCATCCCGCAGATCGGGAACTTCATCGCGCGCGTGTCGGCGCCGGTTGCGGTCGTCGCGCCCAACGCCGTCAAGCAGGCGCTCAAGCTCGACTCCAAGATCAAGAAGGTCGCCGTGCTGTACGCGCAGAATGACGCCTTCTCGACCTCTGAGACGGGCACCTTCCAGGAGACGGCCAAGGCGCAGGGGCTGGACGTGGTGACGGTGCAGAAGTTCCAGACGACCGACACCGACTTCACCACCCAGGTCACCTCGGTGCTCAACTCGGACGCCGACCTCGTGATCATCTCCGGCCTCGCGGCGGACGGCGGGAACCTCGTCAAGCAGCTCCGGCAACTCGGGTACAAGGGCCTGATCATCGGGGGCAATGGCCTGAACACCTCCAACATCTTCCCGGTCTGCCAGAAATACTGCGACGGGGTGATCATCGCGCAGGCGTACAGCCCCGCACAGGCCAGCGCCGCCAACCAGCTTTTCGTGAAGGAATACCGCGCCCAGTACAAGAAGGACCCGCCGCAGTTCGCCGCCCAGGCCTACGCGGGCGTGCAGGTCATGACGGATGCGCTGCGGGCCATCGACCGCCGCAAGAAGCTCTCGCAGTGGGACCTGGACGACCTGCGGGTGGAGCTGAACAGGCAGATCCTGGCCGGGAAATACAACACGCCGCTGGGCGAGCTGCGTTTTGACAAAGAAGGCGAGATCCTCCAAAAGGAGTTCTACGTCGCCCAGATCAAGATGAAGGACGCCAAGAACGGCTCGTTCGTGTACCTGAAGTAA
- a CDS encoding AraC family transcriptional regulator, with the protein MHLTSPPGPGLAPLVHSLTAGQHGVSPPRHLWPDPHVELVFSTAPLEFGTFAGRTWRAGAVSTPGLQWRPLTCHVGVGNTLRVRLYPWTPPALYAEMLAGSAGGAAPEVVDRLRASDLQGAVEAAEFWLHRRADSFPGPGPLQRAVRHLYGAPLAFHLPELEDLAGCSARELQRRSREELGMTLKGFQRLARFRAAVAALARPPVPPLAELALNLGYADQAHFAREVRAFAGLSPTRLARHLGA; encoded by the coding sequence ATGCACCTCACCTCACCGCCCGGTCCCGGTCTCGCCCCCCTCGTTCACAGCCTCACGGCGGGCCAGCACGGGGTGTCCCCGCCCAGGCACCTGTGGCCTGATCCCCATGTCGAACTCGTGTTCAGCACTGCTCCGCTGGAGTTTGGCACTTTTGCGGGGAGGACCTGGCGTGCGGGTGCGGTCTCTACCCCGGGCCTCCAGTGGCGGCCCCTGACCTGCCATGTGGGTGTGGGAAATACACTCCGCGTTCGGCTGTACCCGTGGACCCCGCCCGCCCTGTATGCCGAGATGCTGGCGGGCTCGGCAGGCGGCGCGGCCCCCGAGGTCGTGGACCGGCTGCGGGCGAGTGACCTTCAAGGGGCGGTGGAGGCGGCGGAGTTCTGGCTCCACCGCCGAGCAGACAGCTTTCCTGGTCCCGGCCCGCTGCAACGGGCAGTCCGTCACCTCTATGGGGCGCCCCTGGCGTTCCACCTCCCCGAGTTGGAGGACCTCGCGGGATGTTCGGCCCGCGAACTCCAGCGCCGGAGCCGGGAGGAACTGGGGATGACCCTCAAGGGGTTCCAGCGCCTCGCCCGCTTCCGGGCGGCGGTGGCGGCGCTCGCCCGGCCCCCCGTCCCGCCGCTCGCCGAACTCGCCCTGAACCTCGGATACGCCGACCAGGCCCATTTCGCCCGGGAGGTCAGGGCATTTGCCGGGCTGTCCCCCACACGCCTCGCGCGGCACCTCGGGGCCTGA
- a CDS encoding acyl-CoA dehydrogenase family protein, with protein MIDFTLTDEQKQLQQLARDFTRREIIPIAAEYDQKEELPWQVVEKAFEVGLLNASVPEHAGGLGLGMLDECLIGEEIGYGCMGIYTILMASELGITPILVGGTEEQQKRFLGPLTEKPSLAAFALSEPNNGSDAAAMHTTAVLDGEEWVINGTKMWISNGGVADITVVFATTDRQGGHRATVALVVPKDAPGFSYNKIKHKMGQRASLTSELVFENVRVPKENQLGGLGDGFKIAMKTLDKTRIPVAAGSVGIARRALDESVKYAKEREAFGKPISNFQAIQFKLAEMAMGIETGRLMYMKAAWLVDRGQTHSYESAIAKAYCSEMAFDAANEAIQVHGGYGYVGEYPVEKLLRDVKLNQIYEGTNEIQRVVISRNLLK; from the coding sequence ATGATCGACTTCACCCTCACCGACGAGCAGAAGCAGCTTCAGCAACTCGCCCGCGACTTCACCCGCCGCGAGATCATCCCCATCGCCGCCGAGTACGACCAGAAGGAGGAACTGCCCTGGCAGGTGGTGGAAAAGGCCTTCGAGGTCGGCCTGCTCAACGCCAGCGTCCCCGAACACGCGGGCGGCCTGGGCCTGGGCATGCTCGACGAGTGCCTGATCGGCGAGGAGATCGGCTACGGCTGCATGGGCATCTACACGATCCTGATGGCCTCCGAGCTGGGCATCACGCCGATCCTGGTGGGCGGCACCGAGGAGCAGCAGAAGCGCTTCCTGGGTCCGCTGACGGAAAAGCCCAGCCTCGCCGCGTTTGCACTGTCGGAACCGAACAACGGCTCGGACGCCGCCGCCATGCACACCACCGCTGTCCTTGACGGCGAAGAGTGGGTCATCAACGGCACGAAGATGTGGATCAGCAACGGTGGCGTGGCGGATATCACGGTGGTCTTCGCCACCACCGACCGTCAGGGCGGGCATAGGGCGACGGTCGCGCTCGTGGTGCCCAAGGACGCGCCGGGCTTCTCGTACAACAAGATCAAGCACAAGATGGGCCAGCGGGCCTCTCTGACCTCGGAACTCGTGTTCGAGAACGTGCGGGTGCCAAAGGAAAATCAGCTCGGCGGGCTGGGCGACGGCTTCAAGATCGCCATGAAGACACTGGACAAGACCCGCATTCCGGTTGCCGCCGGATCGGTCGGCATCGCCCGCCGCGCTCTGGACGAGAGCGTGAAATACGCCAAGGAGCGCGAGGCGTTCGGCAAGCCCATCTCCAACTTCCAGGCGATCCAGTTCAAGCTCGCCGAGATGGCGATGGGAATCGAGACGGGCCGCCTGATGTATATGAAGGCCGCCTGGCTGGTGGACCGCGGCCAGACGCACAGCTACGAGAGCGCGATTGCCAAGGCGTACTGCTCGGAGATGGCCTTCGACGCGGCGAACGAGGCGATTCAGGTTCACGGCGGCTACGGCTATGTGGGCGAGTACCCGGTCGAGAAGCTGCTGCGCGACGTGAAGCTCAACCAGATTTACGAGGGCACAAACGAGATTCAGCGCGTGGTGATCAGCCGCAATCTGCTGAAGTAA
- the ftsY gene encoding signal recognition particle-docking protein FtsY — protein sequence MSWLERLRDGLSRTRKQINDTAGNLGQDLRNTLTNRLDSIEDLEYALIAADVGRAATEEILEDVRASNKPNLQEALMEALTLQLEPDARRAQFRKLGFTPDARRAVVDPRGHVVMVIGVNGVGKTTTIAKLGQYYMERGRSVMFAAGDTFRAAAGAQLGVWGERLGVPVVQGPEGGDPAAVAFDAATARASRGTDLLFVDTAGRLHTKHNLMEELKKVRRVIDKADPGEPTEVWLVLDAVTGQNGLAQAKKFHEATPLTGVIVTKLDGTAKGGILVPIVRELGVPIKFIGVGERADDLQPFDSQEFVRALFDVEIPKA from the coding sequence ATGAGTTGGCTAGAGCGCCTGCGGGACGGGCTGAGCAGGACCCGCAAGCAGATCAATGACACGGCCGGGAATCTCGGCCAGGACCTGCGGAACACCCTCACGAACCGCCTCGACTCCATCGAGGACCTGGAGTACGCCCTGATCGCCGCCGACGTGGGCCGCGCCGCCACCGAGGAAATCCTGGAGGACGTGCGGGCGAGCAACAAGCCCAACCTCCAGGAAGCCCTGATGGAGGCCCTCACCCTGCAACTGGAGCCCGACGCCCGCCGCGCGCAGTTCCGCAAGCTGGGCTTCACCCCCGACGCGCGCCGGGCTGTGGTGGATCCCCGGGGCCACGTCGTCATGGTGATCGGCGTGAACGGGGTGGGGAAGACCACGACCATTGCCAAGCTGGGCCAGTACTACATGGAGCGGGGCCGCAGCGTGATGTTTGCCGCCGGGGACACCTTCCGCGCGGCGGCGGGCGCGCAGCTCGGCGTGTGGGGCGAGCGCCTGGGCGTACCCGTCGTGCAGGGGCCGGAGGGGGGCGACCCCGCCGCCGTCGCCTTCGACGCCGCCACCGCCCGTGCTTCCCGCGGCACCGACCTGCTCTTCGTGGACACCGCCGGGCGCCTCCATACCAAGCACAACCTGATGGAGGAGCTGAAAAAGGTCCGCCGCGTGATCGACAAGGCCGATCCCGGTGAGCCCACCGAGGTATGGCTGGTCCTCGACGCCGTCACTGGGCAAAACGGCCTCGCCCAGGCCAAGAAGTTCCACGAGGCCACCCCCCTGACCGGCGTGATCGTTACCAAACTCGACGGCACGGCCAAGGGCGGCATCCTGGTGCCCATCGTCCGCGAACTCGGCGTGCCCATCAAGTTCATCGGGGTGGGTGAGCGCGCCGACGACCTGCAACCCTTCGACAGCCAGGAATTCGTGCGGGCGCTGTTCGACGTGGAGATTCCGAAGGCCTGA